A single genomic interval of Puntigrus tetrazona isolate hp1 chromosome 1, ASM1883169v1, whole genome shotgun sequence harbors:
- the rps6 gene encoding 40S ribosomal protein S6: MKLNISFPATGCQKLIEVDDERKLRIFYEKRMATEVVADSLGDEWKGYVVRISGGNDKQGFPMKQGVLTHGRVRLLLSKGHSCYRPRRTGERKRKSVRGCIVDANLSVLNLVIVRKGEKDIPGLTDSTVPRRLGPKRASRIRKLFNLSKEDDVRQYVVRRPLTKEGKKPRTKAPKIQRLVTPRVLQHKRRRIALKRQRTLKNKEEAAEYTKLLAKRMKEAKEKRQEKIAKRRRLSSLRASTSKSESSQK, from the exons ATGAAG CTCAATATCTCGTTCCCCGCCACTGGCTGCCAGAAGCTGATAGAAGTTGATGATGAGCGCAAATTGAGGATCTTCTATGAGAAGCGCATGGCCACAGAAGTGGTCGCAGACTCTCTGGGCGATGAGTGGAAG GGCTATGTTGTGCGCATCAGCGGAGGCAATGACAAGCAAGGCTTCCCCATGAAGCAGGGTGTGCTGACCCATGGACGTGTGCGTCTCCTCCTCAGCAAGGGTCACTCCTGCTACCGCCCTCGCCGTACTGGTGAGCGTAAACGCAAGTCTGTCCGTGGCTGCATCGTTGACGCCAACCTCAGCGTTCTCAACTTGGTCATTGTCAGGAAGG GTGAGAAGGATATTCCTGGGCTGACTGATAGCACTGTCCCCCGCCGCCTGGGACCCAAGAGGGCTAGCAGGATCCGTAAGCTCTTCAACCTGTCCAAAGAGGATGATGTCAGGCAGTATGTGGTCAGGAGACCCCTCACTAAAGAAG gtAAGAAGCCCAGAACTAAGGCCCCTAAGATTCAGCGCCTGGTTACACCCCGTGTGCTCCAACACAAGCGCAGACGCATTGCTCTCAAGAGGCAGCGCACACTGAAGAACAAGGAGGAGGCCGCAGAATACACCAAACTGCTGGCCAAGAGGATGAAG gagGCCAAAGAGAAACGTCAAGAAAAGATCGCCAAGAGACGCCGTCTCTCCTCTCTGAGAGCCTCCACATCCAAGTCAGAGTCAAGCCAGAAGTGA
- the LOC122345057 gene encoding cerberus-like, with the protein MRSAHFILFFTLQTRVFGISFQSRLTKKSHGSREILQPDPRRDGYPTSTVMLGNASLENAQERLRISLQDSAKISNPTVNSAHRPSSTNAKEFWNQFLFRGKSDFRYVLPFRSAEVRQEQCRALTFSQRIVQENCETLELQNNVCFGKCASSPSRGDEGGSFPCSVCSPVVITLKTVKLKCSDDAEMIKVVKIIEDCQCKTK; encoded by the exons ATGCGTTCcgctcatttcattttattttttaccttacaAACGCGGGTATTCGGAATCTCCTTTCAGTCGCGTTTGACTAAAAAGTCACATGGATCTCGTGAAATTTTACAACCCGACCCGAGAAGGGATGGATATCCGACAAGTACGGTGATGTTGGGAAATGCAAGTCTAGAAAACGCACAAGAACGTTTGCGCATAAGCTTGCAGGACAGTGCTAAGATCTCCAACCCAACAGTGAATTCCGCTCACAGGCCGTCCTCCACAAACGCGAAAGAATTCTGGAATCAGTTCCTGTTTCGAGGAAAATCAGACTTCAGATACGTGCTGCCGTTCAGGAGCGCCGAGGTCCGTCAAGAACAGTGTCGAGCGCTCACTTTCTCTCAG AGGATCGTCCAAGAAAACTGTGAAACGTTGGAGCTTCAGAACAACGTGTGTTTCGGAAAATGTGCCTCGTCGCCCTCTAGGGGTGATGAAGGAGGTTCGTTTCCTTGTTCTGTTTGCTCGCCGGTTGTCATCACTCTCAAGACAGTGAAGCTGAAATGCTCTGACGACGCGGAAATGataaaagttgtaaaaataaTAGAAGACTgtcaatgtaaaacaaaataa